The Arabidopsis thaliana chromosome 5, partial sequence genomic interval GGGATGGAAGAAAACCctcaagaagaggaaaaataaagggaagaagaagaagaatctgaggTAAATGGTTATTTCTGTAAATTGTGTTTGAATATTGAAAGTATTGTGTAGGGACAACTAGAAAACAATGAGTACAACTTAATAGTATTGGTTTGTTTGATTGGTGCATGCATGGATTTATACGTGATCAATCATACATTGATTTGCATTAGAAAATTGGATTCTGAGAAAAGTTTATAATGTTGGTATGAGATaacgaaaaatattaattttatggttGTGTATGAATTTTCAggaaattgatgatgatgaaccaaTGTCATCTCATGGGATGGAAGAAAACCctcaagaagaggaaaaagaaagggaagaagaaaaccctgAGGTAACATTAATTTctgaagattttgtttgaatatccATTGAAAGTAGTGTATAGGGACAACTAGAAAACACTTAGGACAACTTAATAGTATAGTTTCAACTTATGTGATTGGTGCATGGATTTATACGTTAACGTGATCATACATTGGTTTGTTTGATTGGTGCATTAATTTAATTGTATGATTGGTGCATGAATTTAATACGTATAGTTTCAATTCTGAGAAAGTTGATAATGTTGTTATGAGATAACTAGTACAAGTAGTACAGCAGAATATTAATTGTATGTTTGTGTATGAAATTTCAGGaacttgatgatgaagaacaacCTATGCAGCCAGAGAGGATGTTCTTTAGTCCAAGCGAATACGTGAAGACGTGTAAGATAGGGACGAGATGCACTGTGCAGCAGATAGTGAAGTATTTGGAGGAGTTTAAAGAAGATTTGCCATGGTTCAAGGCGCATCCACAGTTTAGGCATGTATTCCACATGCCTGAGGAGAAAAACCACATGACCCAAGGCTTGTGGATGCTTTTGCTTCGCACAGCACAGACAGAGATGGATAGGGAGTGCTGGTTTGTGGTTAATGGAGTGCCTATTAGGTACTCCATTAAAGAGCATGCGTTGTTATGTGGTTTCGATTGTCATGATTACCCGGAGGAGTTGCAGCCGAGTATGAAGATCGTGGATGCAGATTTGAAGTTTGCCAAAAAGATCTTTAAGAAGGTATCTGGGATTAAGATCGTTGATGTTGAGAAAAAGTTGGATGAATTGAAGAAATgtggagaaaagaagaagacggataGGAAGAAGTTGGCTATCTTGCTTTTTTTGTGCAAGGTGATCGCGGCCAAGTCAAAGGCTGATGGAAACATTGACAAATTCTTTCTGaagattgttgatgatgtGCGTGCATGTGAGACATTTCCATGGGGTCGTTTCACATTTGATGGATGTATGGAAGGTATCAAGTCGGTAATGAAATCGATGAAAGGGAAAGCAAAATTGCAGACTTGTTTCTCCGGATTTATTCTTCCATTAGAGGTAACAATTTAGAGTAATATCCATTATAAGATGCATTAGTagacttaaaaaataatactaatgtGACTTTTACTTTGAATGTGTAGATTTTGCCTTTTGAGGCTATTCCACATTTGGGACAAAAGTTTAGAGACCCTGTAAGGTTCGAGAATGAGTGTCCGAGAATGTGTAAGGCCAAATTCTCTAGTAGTCTCATGAAAGGGTTCTCGTTGGAAGAGATAAACGAGGAGCTTGGAAGTGTAAAGGTACGAGTTGTCCCAGTTATCTCTAGAGTTGTCCCAGTTATCTATGAGCTagaatatgattatttttgatGTGTGAATTTGTATAGGTTATCTCTAGCGTTTTGGAACCGGATTACGAGGAGAAAGATTTGTTGAGGCGGATTGTAGATGGTGATCATGTTGATGATGGGATAGGGTTTGTTGATCCGGTTGTCGATAGCTGGAGAAACCGTTTGAtcaaagagaggaagagaatctTCTGGAAGGATATGTTTGAAGCGGATGTCCGGGCCCGAAGCGGCGGCGAGCaaatggaggaagagaatgtTCAGAGACATGTTCCGGATGTTCCGGGCAGCAGTAGCTCTTGCTCTTTGAAGGAAGCTATTGATGAAGGCTTTAAGAGAGTGATGGCGATGTTGGCGAAACACAATGAAAGGCTTGTGACCATTGAAAGGAGACAAGCCGGTGAGAGTGTGCCTCCATTTGAGAAGAAGGTCCATTCCGATGTGAAtaaggagaaggaagatggTGGTAAGAATGAGCCCGAGGCTGTTGAGACCGATGGTGTTGAGACCGATGGTGTTGAGACCGGTGGTGTGGAGACCCATGATGTTGAGACCGATGGTGTTGAGCCTGAGGGTTTTGTGCCCGAGTTTGTTGAACTTGAGGGTTTTGTGCCCGAGTTTGTTGAGCCCGATGATGTTGAGACCGATGGTGTTGAGCCTGAGGGTTTTGTGCCCGAGTTTGTTGAACCTGAGGGTTTTGTGCCCGAGTTTGTTGAGCCCGATGATCCGAGTTCTGCCATGGTTCTTTATGTTCCGCATGTTCCAATCGGTatggtttgttttgtcaatctttgatctttttaatatatgatgtTTGTTGGTTATGAATggttgtcttttcttttgaaggtGATGTTCAAGTTGAAAGGGAAGaaggaaacgaagaagaaagggagGAAGGGAAAGGGAAAGTGCAACGACAAGAAGAAtgcgaagaagaaaagagacgaGGATCCTGAGGACGAGGATGAAGGTGTCAAAAAGAAGCGTAAGATAAATCCATCGAGATTCCAAAAGCCACCTTATACCGCGGAGAGAAGGAGAGGGATGAGAAAAATGTCTTGAAGACTTGTGTTTTTGTGGGAACGATTTACTTATGTATTTAGGATGgttgatcttgtttttatGGTATTTATGGCATTTAGGATgatgttcaaaacaaaaggtaCACGTAGTTTATAGTTAGGTACAACTCAATTCTAAAAGAGGTACAactaacaaatcaaaacaatgacAAATGAGGTCAAAACAAGTACAAATGAGTTCAAAACAAGTACAAGTGAGTTCAAAAAAGAGGTACAAGTAGTTTCTAGAGAGGTACAACTCACTTCCGAAAGAGCGAGCTTAAACCTCGCATCTTATACTTTAACTCCTCGTGTATTTTACACAGCTTCAGTTTCAGCTTTCTAGCTTCAGTTTTAGCTCGTCAGTCAGACAGCCTCAGCTTCAGCTCGTCAATCAGACAGCTTCAGTTTCAGCTCGCCAGCCTCAGTTTCAGCTCGTCAATCAGACAGCTTCAGTTTTAGCTGGTCAGTCAGACAGCCTCAGTTTCAGCTCGTCAATCAGACAGCTTCAGTTTCAGCATCAGTTTCATCTCGTCTTTCAGACACCTTCAGTTTTAAGCTCGTCGATCTGACAGCTTCAGTCTCAACTCGTATTTCAGACCATTAGTTTCAGCTCGTCAAAACAAGTACAAATGAGTTCAAAAAAGAGGTACAAGTAGTTTATAGAGAGGTACAACTCACTTCCGAAAGAGCGAGCTTAAACCTCGCATCTTATACTTTAACTCGTGTATTTTAGTTTCAGCTTCAGTTTCAGCTCGCCAGCCTCAGTTTCAGGTACAACTCACTTCCGAAAGAGGTACAAATTACTtcaaaacaagttaaaaaGGTGCAAATGACTCTAGAAATCTTAGGAATTCAACATAGTTTCAAACTTTAACATACTTGTTGCAACATAGGAATTCACAATGTCAATTAAATCATTTTACTTCTTTCCAAGTGCATCCATAAGCCTTGCGATCTCTGCATCTTTCTTGTCCAAGCGGTGTTTGAGGTCCTCAATTTCAGCATGGATTTGGTTAATCTGGAGACGATTACTATCACCTCCAAATTTGAATGCGTTTTGAATCAATTCCCTGTGCTCGCCAAATCGTTTGTCGATGCAAAAGCACTGCTCGTGAACTGCAAGATCCCAACCCTTGTCTACGTGATAATTATCATCTTGACCACTCATCGGACATTTGAGAAATGTCTTCTTTTGATCGCCAATAAGACGCTCTACAAGCTCAAGCTGTTTACCACAAAAACAGATTTGGGGAACACCAAAATCACCATCGTACTTGGAAGGATCATCGGATCGTTCCtctgatgaagaaggtgaCGAATAACTAAGCGGCATTATTTGCTACATAGCCAAACACATGAAAATCAAAAggggaaaaatcaaaaccctaatttattttctatcaaATCCGAAACTTACCAATGAACTTGGACAAGGCGGCTGATGCGGAAGATTCGGCGTCGGCGGAGGTTCGTCGTGTGGTTCGTCGGCGGAGGTTCGTTGTGTTGTTCGTCGGCGGAGGTCGTCgtcagagaagagagaaggagagaagaaaacttttcgagagaagaaaggagagagagagagagagaaataaagagagagagagaaaaaagtttgtacttaatgagatgagaaagatttttttgaattgaaattgaaacacATAGTGTGAACACATAGTGTGAACGCATAGTGTGAACACACAATAGTTATTATGGTTATAAAAGTGGAATGCGGGCCCAGACAAAATACTGCGCATTAGCCATAGTTGTGCCATAAGTTATTCAGTTGTCCCGTACTCAATTTATTTGTACTTTGTGGAAGTTTTAGTATTTAGAGTTGGACTTCATTAAGAGAATTAACTTTTAGTTGGACAGATgatataatatgtttaataATAAGATATCATGATTTAGTTATATAAGTTTCCAAATATATGCGTTTTGCCATGTTTATATCAAGATGGTCCAACATGATACAATGCATACCATATAATGTAAGAAGTGTTTTCTGAATTGATGATAGTACAAGTACACGGTACAGACataacaacacaacacaaaatacACATTTAATTATGAAGCGGACTCCTCGGGCTGCAACCACGCGTTGTTATTAATCCCAGGCTGAAACTTGTTGTTAGTCCTCTTTCGACGACGTTCCCCTGTTGATGGAAACCgggtttcttgatttctccCCGGTTTAGTTGTGGTATCCGGCGGTAAGAATATCAATTGTCTTATCTCATCAGGAATAATCCAAACTGATGAATGCGGGACTGGATAAATGGTTCTATGGTATGCCAATATCCACGTATTCATATGGTAATAATGCGAAGTTAGGTCTTCCATTTCGAGACCATCTAATATCCATTCGGTCCCCACAAAGTTTCGGGCAGCGGCAATCGCATGTACACACGGGTACTTGTCAACATCAAAACGTCGGCAAGAACAAGTTTTCCTTAGCAAGTCAACATAATAAGAAATACCACCTTCACCAATGACGCTGTATTGACGTTCGAAGCTGTTAAGCTCGGTCACCGGCATCGTTTTCGCAATTGGGCATAAGGAGTGTATTTCGTTCTCCACAACCGGCACAAGACCCCttgttttagaatatttaacagACTCCTTCCTATGTTTGTTAAACCATTCtgaaattttctcaattatcGCATCAAGCAAAGGTAAAAGGAAGTATTTCCTTGCACGCTCAAACGTACTGTTCAATGATTCACACGCATTGCTCGTGTCTATGTTATACCTATCCCCTTCAAAATAGCACATAGCCCAATTTTCCACAGGAGCCCATCGATCCAAATACGGACCGACATTAGGAAATCTTCTCCTAAATCGAGCATACTCTCTCGTGAACTCAAACTGAGTATAAACATGTGCGCATGCAATGAAGTTAGCCGCCgcttcttccttctcagtTTTCACTCGTACTTTAACGTTTTGAGACAAATGCCAAACACAATGGCCATGTCTCGCGTTTGGAAACACTTGCataattgatttgatgatgCTCTGATGTCTATCactcacaaaaaccaaacctggTACATCTGGTATAACTGTTTTCAGCTTGTTAAAGAACCACGACCAACTAGCATCGTTCTCCCTATCAATTACAGCAGACGCAATGATATAATTGTGATGATTAGGATCTTGGGCTGTTGCGAAAACTAGCATACCGCCGTATACGGTCTTAAGAAAAGTGGCATCCACAATAACAACTTTCCTCATAACTTTGAACCCTTCAATGCAAGCACCCAAAGCAACGAATAAGTACTTGAACTTTTGTTGTGCATCCACTTCCACATATGATATTGTCCCGGGATTCACCTCCTTTAATACGTGCAGATAAGAGTACAAGTCGGTGTAGCTTTTTTCAGGACTACCACGCACATCACTAACGTGTTATCTTTTCCCTCTCCATGCGGTAGCATACGAGCAATGCAAACCCATTCTTCCCCGAGCAATACTCATTATGCTTTTAGGTGGTGGAGTTTGAAACTCACCTCGATAATCCTCATACAAAATAGACGCGATTAATCGTGGTGTGCCGGTATGTTTACAATTGCCTGAGTTCTTATCAGACCGCTTGCATGTGTGCATCTTCCTGTGAACTCTAACACTAAAACAATCTGAACTCTTTACTTTTGCACATCGTAAATACCATCGACAACCTGTTGTTTTAGATTGCCGACATCGTAACATGAGTCGCTGTGGATCTGACGCTATAGTTGTAGTCGCAAAACAATACTTATTTGCAGCTCTGTTAACCAAATCTTGCACGGCCTCCTTAGAAACAAATTCTTGATGCAATTCAATCTCCGTTCCATCTTCCCATTCCGTAACACTCTGACTTTTCTCACTACTCTGACTTCCTTCACCAACACATGGAAGCTCATAATACTCAATTCTACCATCAACACCATTATCTTCAGCAACATCCATCCGGCTATCCACATGCTCCCTATCTTCAATAACTACATTCTCCATAGCCTCTTCAAAAACCCGGCTATCCGCATTCTCAATAGCCTCTTCTACACTATTAGCCTCTTCAATAATCGGTTCAGCATTAACACAATTACCTCCTGCATCTTCTCCTCTAAAAATTGTCACTACTCCACCATTCTCCACATCAAATGCATTCAACTCCTCATAATTAATACCAACTGAACTTCTTCTCTCTACCCTTGAATTTTGTTCCACCCTCTCAGATTCTTTATTTACTACCTCCACGTTCAAAGCTGGTCTAATTCCCTTAGCATTCACTACCGTTAGATAACCTaaaaagtcatcatcatctacaatAGATGTCTCTCTCTGAGATGTGCATAGAATATAACTCAATTTCACCTTCCTTGAGGTTTCATCTATTCCAATCTTCTTGCATATCTTTTCTACTAACATAGAGTATGTTACCTTTGACGTCCTCAACAATACACCGCTTAAAGAATTGTTTGAAATCCACTCATGCTATTCTGAATAATACCCATTGTCAAATTGTATGAATGTGTGCTTGTTCTTCATCGTCTCCtgtaattacaaataaattataaaaacataattacgTAATCATTCAGATGTAGACATAATTGTACCTATATTATAACTCACTAATACCATTTGTACCACCTGTCATATTGTATCTCAATAAAACACTTGTACCGCTTATACTATTATATCTCAGTTTTACCATTTGTCCCAGTTCGTCAATTCTGGGTTTCACAAATCGTAAATTTCGATTGAATACTCACTAAATTCTCTGATTCAAAACGATAAAACAGCCCAGAATGAACAATACAACAATTTTATGTTATGAACAACTAACTCCAACAAGAAATTCACATTAATCTACAAATCAAAACGAGATCGGATTTACTTTTGCCGTTGAAGAGGAAGCTCACTTTGGGAGCAGATTATCGGCTTGGAAGCTACGACGATATCGGAAGCTAACTCGCCGGTGAAATTAGAGCTCAAATCGCCGGCGAAATCGGAGCTCAAGTCGCCGGCGACGAAGTCGGAAAAAATCACGTCCGAAGTCGTCGGAGAGAATCGCGGGAGCAACGAccgtttttctatttttttttttactaaatgaTTTACTCTTTATTTTGAATTCTCCCTCAGTTATTCATTAAGATGTAATTACGCATGGTCGAGTGGTACTCAGAATAAATGGATGGTACTTAGAATAGATTTTCCAAAATGATGGCAGAATAGAACGTGGCtctataaatacataaatccCAGCAGTGTTTGCCATCAGCTACAAAATAGTAATTCACGCTCCTTGAACAATCCGCCATCTCTCTCGATCAGATCGATAATGGCGACAAGTTTCTGCTCCTCCATCTCCATGCAAGCTCCTTTCTCGGtacatctctctcttctcctccttttTGCTAACGATACATTAATTTGCTCGTTAATATCGATTTATCATTTGCCTCGATAACCATATTTTGATACTATCAATAAAGAGTTCATAACATCTTGATTTTTATGATCATACATTTGCAACACAAATCCCTTAGCTATGGTTGTAGAAAAACTATCCTCATTGCTTTCTTTGTCGTTGTTAATGCATGGTGAAAACAGGCTACAACAACAAGGTTCTGTCTCAACAAACAGGCTACGATTTTCAACAATGAAAAGACTAATAATCTCTCCTTCAGCCTACGACGTTTGATGCCTGCTCGTCTCGCAGTTTCTTGTGCAGTATGTTGATTTAACTCTATATTTCTTCGACTTTCTTGAGGCTGTTTGAATATATTTGGTAATGTGGTATATATGTGGTTTAAGGTCAAGCAAGAGACAGTAGAGAAAGTGTCTGAGATTGTCAAGAAGCAATTGTCGCTCACCGATGATCAAAAAGTCACTGCCGGAACTAAATTTACCGAGCTTGGAGCTGATTCTCTCGACACGGTAAATATCATCTCATTGTATTGTATCTCAGAGCTCATTggacatcatcatcaacaaattcTGCTTTCTTTTTGCAGGTTGAGATAGTGATGGGTTTGGAGGAAGAGTTCGGGATAACAATGGCGGAAGAGAGAGCAAAGGAGATTGCAACAGTCCAACAGGCTGCTGAACTCATTGAAGAACTCGTCCAAGAGAAGACTGCTTAGTTAAGGAAACAACCAAAGgcttttgtcttttgttattGCCGTTTGCTCAATTGTGTCATGCTTTGTTGTATGTCTTAATTTGCCCTAGTGGTTTATTATGTCAATCTTTAGACTACtacaaaactttcttttagATTATCAGCTTAAGGAACAAAGAGATTCACAAGAcattttggatttataaaagagaaagaaacatgAGGAAAAAGTACAGACATACAAAAGACTAGACCCTAAAATGTAACCCGCCAAAGCCGGAAAAAGCAGCCATGACTTCTAGGAGATCCTACCCAACGTGTATTTACAGATTGAGAAAATGAGGAAGATGTTTGTTACCCTAGTCCTATTCCCAATCAGAGTCGAAAAATCCAGCATCCTTCATCTCTGAGTAGTATACATTCTCCAAGTTCAAATCTTCTTCCTGCAGCAAACCCATTTGCATTttagagagagtgagagagtcagtgagagaagatgaatgatgatgattaccTGGAAAAAGTCTGCGAGGAACGTTATGTAAAGAAGAGGAAGGTATAATGCGTGGTAGCAAACACTCATGATCCCATATAACCTGCAAGTATTTTGAGTTAAAAGGCAGATACAAGCTGAACATAAGACAATATTCTCTGTTGGGATGGTTTCAGATAAGAGTTACCAGAAACCAAAATGCGCGTTGTTTGCGGTAAACGCAGATGCAACTAGGTAAAGGCTGTATAAGGCGAACATGATGATTATGTAGTTGTAGAATGCAGGCCTTGCTGttagaaacaagaagacatgaatgatgataaataGAAAGAAACCAGTGGAGGCTATTATGGGAAGATAGAAGCGTCTGATCAACTTACCAGGCAATTTTTCTCTCCACCTAGAGTTGTACATCAAGAACACCATCCCATAAACGCCAGTGAGTAGAAGCTTATGAATGATCCATAAGCCCCATTTGAAcgtttttccattttcattgTTGTCAATAAACAATGGCACTCCAAAtccaaagagaaaaattgCCTGAATGAAGGTAAAACCCGTAAGGACTACAGAAATGGTAAGGCCTAATTCATATCAGAAAGTTTGGCAAAAGCAAAAGGAAGATCCTAAACTTGTCATTTCACCATATCTAAGATTTGTTCAGAAATGAGAAGGTATAAGAGTAGACAAAGTAGAGATACCTTGAGAAGCAAATCAAGAGCAACAATAAAACCCGAGATTAGGAACGTTCTAGTTAATGCTTCTGCACCGCTTGCATAGTTTCCTTGGAAGAGAAAAGCCACCAAGCTTACTTCCAGAAACAACATTCCAGATGTTGTGAACAAAGTTAACAGATTCCAAACAACTTCTTTCCCAGGAGTACATTCCCAACCCTATAATCAAATCCGGAAACAtgataatcaaatcaaaagctAACCTAGGAATATGTAAATAGATACAAGGATCACTAGCTCATTTCCATAAACCGTGATTACAATTATGATCTTCCTAACAACCCACATCTTATACCAATACAGTAACATTAAATACTTACTTCTGACCAAATTCAAGTTTCACCAACCTAGAATAGTCTTTAATATGCTCATTCATCAACAAAGTTGTCATCTTTCTGAAACATTCATTCATTACTCAATAACCTATCCAGAAACACTAAATACTATGATTTCATTCCTAACCTTATGACCAAAAAGTTTCTAATTTGAGTTTCACAGAACCTAGAAATAGTCTTAAAATACTCATCAttcaatcaaagttttgatctttcttaaaaaaatctttgtaattCAATCAAAGTtg includes:
- a CDS encoding uncharacterized protein (unknown protein; FUNCTIONS IN: molecular_function unknown; INVOLVED IN: biological_process unknown; LOCATED IN: chloroplast; Has 1807 Blast hits to 1807 proteins in 277 species: Archae - 0; Bacteria - 0; Metazoa - 736; Fungi - 347; Plants - 385; Viruses - 0; Other Eukaryotes - 339 (source: NCBI BLink).) — its product is MTNEVKTSTNEFKTSTSEFKKELQFQLSSFSFSSSVRQPQLQLVNQTASVSARQPQFQLVNQTASVLAGQSDSLSFSSSIRQLQFQHQFHLVFQTPSVLSSSI
- the ACP5 gene encoding acyl carrier protein 5 (acyl carrier protein 5 (ACP5); FUNCTIONS IN: acyl carrier activity; INVOLVED IN: fatty acid biosynthetic process; LOCATED IN: chloroplast; EXPRESSED IN: 8 plant structures; EXPRESSED DURING: L mature pollen stage, M germinated pollen stage, 4 anthesis, petal differentiation and expansion stage, E expanded cotyledon stage; CONTAINS InterPro DOMAIN/s: Phosphopantetheine-binding (InterPro:IPR006163), Acyl carrier protein (ACP) (InterPro:IPR003231), Acyl carrier protein-like (InterPro:IPR009081), Phosphopantetheine attachment site (InterPro:IPR006162); BEST Arabidopsis thaliana protein match is: acyl carrier protein 1 (TAIR:AT3G05020.1); Has 1807 Blast hits to 1807 proteins in 277 species: Archae - 0; Bacteria - 0; Metazoa - 736; Fungi - 347; Plants - 385; Viruses - 0; Other Eukaryotes - 339 (source: NCBI BLink).); this translates as MATSFCSSISMQAPFSATTTRFCLNKQATIFNNEKTNNLSFSLRRLMPARLAVSCAVKQETVEKVSEIVKKQLSLTDDQKVTAGTKFTELGADSLDTVEIVMGLEEEFGITMAEERAKEIATVQQAAELIEELVQEKTA
- the Cand8 gene encoding Protein of unknown function, transmembrane-40 (Protein of unknown function, transmembrane-40; CONTAINS InterPro DOMAIN/s: Protein of unknown function, transmembrane-40 (InterPro:IPR018781); BEST Arabidopsis thaliana protein match is: Protein of unknown function, transmembrane-40 (TAIR:AT3G05010.1); Has 1807 Blast hits to 1807 proteins in 277 species: Archae - 0; Bacteria - 0; Metazoa - 736; Fungi - 347; Plants - 385; Viruses - 0; Other Eukaryotes - 339 (source: NCBI BLink).), translating into MRVLDEIAESPFLISPLNPNSTANGYRWVDKCHGFLHNTVLVAASLFFVAYLAYEAKKSLSKLSNRRSYIMIAYYGCLWLVSLLNLAWCCLQGWECTPGKEVVWNLLTLFTTSGMLFLEVSLVAFLFQGNYASGAEALTRTFLISGFIVALDLLLKAIFLFGFGVPLFIDNNENGKTFKWGLWIIHKLLLTGVYGMVFLMYNSRWREKLPARPAFYNYIIIMFALYSLYLVASAFTANNAHFGFWLYGIMSVCYHALYLPLLYITFLADFFQEEDLNLENVYYSEMKDAGFFDSDWE